In Bacteroidales bacterium, a genomic segment contains:
- a CDS encoding DUF4249 domain-containing protein, which produces MLIKLNPIVSFFLAGILFSCEEEFQPKIDPTIQHLLVVDGMITNQSGPYTVKLSLSSSLENPQYIPLTGYHVQINDDQGDSEQLSEFLPGEYTSQADGIRGIPGRKYNLTLISPEGRQYASVFEELRVPAPIDSVYHQLEYQSEEGLPYEIAGYRFYVSSGVAPVDTTYFLWRLENTYKYVSDFKIYWKWEGALHPVFNHDSLRFCYKSTARPEIYVMHTANMSPPMITGLPMHFVSTETRDLAERYSLLVKQFSISKTAFKFWQVVKEQNTGLDDLYSKQPFQVKGNIINLDQPDETVLGYFMVAGVTEKRIFVNKPLFPVQMRYAICEFTEDVYRNFGALSEFPASSWPIFATRGPLGNALPNQWCMDCRLNGGVLEKPDFWID; this is translated from the coding sequence ATGCTGATTAAATTGAACCCTATTGTTTCTTTTTTCTTAGCAGGCATTCTTTTCTCCTGCGAGGAGGAATTTCAACCCAAAATTGATCCCACTATTCAACATCTTTTAGTGGTGGACGGGATGATCACCAACCAGTCTGGCCCCTATACTGTGAAACTTTCGCTTTCGTCCAGCCTGGAGAATCCACAGTACATTCCTTTAACAGGTTATCATGTTCAAATTAATGATGATCAGGGAGATTCTGAGCAGCTAAGCGAATTCTTACCAGGTGAATATACAAGCCAGGCTGATGGAATCCGGGGTATCCCCGGCCGAAAGTATAACCTTACACTTATTTCACCGGAAGGTAGGCAGTATGCATCTGTATTTGAAGAACTCAGGGTACCTGCACCCATTGATTCGGTGTATCATCAGTTGGAATATCAGTCGGAGGAAGGACTTCCATATGAAATTGCAGGATACAGGTTTTATGTCAGCTCGGGTGTCGCCCCTGTCGACACTACCTATTTTTTATGGCGGCTTGAAAACACTTACAAATACGTGTCCGACTTCAAAATTTACTGGAAATGGGAAGGTGCTTTGCACCCTGTTTTCAACCATGACAGTTTACGTTTTTGCTACAAATCCACAGCCAGACCCGAGATCTATGTCATGCACACGGCCAACATGTCGCCACCAATGATTACCGGTTTACCAATGCACTTTGTTAGTACCGAAACCCGTGATCTTGCAGAGCGCTATAGTTTATTAGTAAAGCAATTTTCGATTTCAAAAACGGCTTTCAAATTCTGGCAGGTAGTGAAAGAGCAAAACACCGGTCTTGATGATCTTTACAGCAAACAACCCTTCCAGGTGAAGGGGAATATTATTAATCTCGATCAACCAGACGAAACAGTTCTGGGCTACTTCATGGTAGCAGGCGTTACAGAAAAGAGAATTTTTGTAAACAAACCGCTTTTCCCTGTTCAGATGCGATATGCAATCTGTGAATTTACAGAGGATGTGTACAGGAATTTTGGTGCACTCAGCGAATTTCCCGCATCATCATGGCCAATTTTTGCCACAA
- a CDS encoding TonB-dependent receptor, protein MLLFFEVVTYAQHPEILLDESYNRLKWETFTQQLEKDHGIRFFYHPDSIPELTISFLPSSNKLSQVLEETFSKIGVNVTTDGFANYFLTRGKKLTMHLPDDFFSRSNQPQNDTIEPVSQNMANMDFLRTTNEFVSRTFTVGTKEAGIYAKKTVVSGIIFCLNDNVPLPGATIYIDETETGTVADHAGKYSIHLNKGKYTFKLRNIGYEETSYKVEVLSSGTLDLFLPKKVFMMETVEIRSDVEHNVKSVQMGFERIAVKDIKEIPTVMGERDIIKVALLLPGIQSIGEGSSGFNVRGSPTDQNIFYIGEVPVYNTSHLFGFFSSFNPDAVSEFKLYKSSIPAKYGGRLSSIFDIKPWQGNMNKFGARGGISPISVRLLAEGPIIKEKLSAVAAIRSTYSDWVLNFVTVPEVKNSSGNFGDGILNFTYDLNNKNRLKLFGYYSYDNINLASKVNNEYENSGASLNWYHTFNKNHGLDFSLAYSKYKFDEDNYEYIVSAYSLNYELRHHQANFNFNWKPVDNHTINYGTNSILYLLDNGMQVPFNSESLITPINLGEEKSSESALYISDQWEVNPVLTIIGGIRYNYYNSLGTAEVFKYRENSPKTPENIIDTLNFSNNEVVKNYNGLDYRIGLTYLINEHTSIKASYNRLHQYIFMLSNTIAVSPTDKWKLTNYNIEPMVGNQFSLGFYSNLRNQSYEFSIEGYLKKTDHLVEYKDGAELIVNKYPEQDVLQGNLDAYGVEIMLRKPFGKLNGWVNYTWSKSTVVVDDKATGEQNNFGLAYPANYDKPHAVNVVANYKISKRVGFSGNVVYSTGRPITYPTSIYYQDGQPLLNYSLRNEYRVPDYFRVDASFKVEGNLKKNKFLHGSWIFSVYNLTGRNNAYSVYFKSEEGYIRGYKLSIFAVPIFSITYDFKLGNYAD, encoded by the coding sequence ATGCTACTGTTTTTTGAAGTAGTAACCTATGCACAACATCCTGAAATATTGCTTGATGAGTCCTACAACAGACTAAAATGGGAAACTTTCACACAACAACTTGAGAAAGATCACGGAATTCGGTTTTTCTACCATCCCGATTCAATCCCGGAGCTAACCATATCTTTTTTACCCTCATCCAACAAACTTAGCCAGGTACTGGAAGAAACTTTTTCTAAAATTGGCGTCAACGTTACTACTGATGGTTTTGCGAACTATTTTTTGACAAGAGGTAAAAAATTAACCATGCATCTTCCAGATGACTTCTTCAGCAGAAGCAACCAGCCACAAAATGACACCATTGAACCGGTCAGTCAAAATATGGCCAACATGGATTTTTTGAGAACAACCAATGAATTCGTATCAAGGACATTTACAGTTGGTACAAAAGAGGCCGGGATTTATGCAAAAAAAACTGTTGTTTCAGGAATCATATTTTGCCTGAATGACAATGTTCCCCTTCCCGGCGCAACCATTTACATTGATGAAACAGAAACCGGCACAGTAGCGGATCATGCCGGGAAATACAGCATTCATCTAAACAAAGGGAAGTACACGTTTAAACTACGAAACATTGGCTATGAAGAAACAAGTTACAAGGTGGAAGTGCTCTCATCAGGCACACTTGATTTGTTTTTACCAAAAAAAGTATTCATGATGGAAACGGTTGAAATCCGTTCAGATGTTGAACACAATGTGAAAAGCGTTCAAATGGGATTTGAAAGAATCGCTGTTAAAGACATCAAGGAAATACCCACGGTGATGGGCGAAAGAGATATCATCAAGGTTGCGCTGTTGCTTCCCGGGATTCAAAGCATTGGCGAGGGGTCGTCAGGGTTTAATGTCAGAGGCAGCCCAACCGACCAGAACATTTTCTACATCGGTGAGGTCCCTGTCTATAACACTTCCCATCTTTTTGGCTTTTTCTCCTCTTTTAATCCGGACGCTGTAAGTGAGTTTAAGCTCTATAAAAGCAGCATACCGGCAAAATACGGTGGCAGGCTTTCATCCATTTTCGACATAAAACCCTGGCAGGGAAATATGAATAAATTTGGGGCAAGAGGAGGTATCAGCCCAATATCAGTGCGGCTACTTGCCGAAGGCCCCATCATTAAAGAAAAACTCAGTGCTGTGGCAGCTATCAGATCTACTTACAGCGACTGGGTTCTGAATTTTGTGACCGTACCTGAGGTTAAAAACAGCAGTGGCAATTTTGGTGATGGAATCCTCAATTTTACGTACGATTTGAACAATAAAAACAGGCTGAAACTATTTGGTTATTACAGTTATGACAATATAAACCTGGCATCAAAAGTAAACAATGAATACGAAAATTCTGGCGCTTCGCTCAATTGGTACCATACTTTCAATAAAAATCATGGCCTGGATTTTTCACTCGCTTACAGCAAATACAAATTTGATGAAGACAACTACGAATACATTGTTTCAGCTTATAGCCTTAATTACGAACTTCGACATCACCAGGCAAATTTTAATTTTAACTGGAAACCTGTTGATAACCATACCATAAATTATGGTACGAATTCAATTCTTTACCTATTGGATAATGGAATGCAGGTTCCATTCAATTCCGAATCATTGATTACTCCCATCAATCTTGGGGAAGAAAAATCTTCTGAATCTGCTCTTTATATTAGCGACCAGTGGGAAGTAAACCCGGTGCTGACAATTATTGGCGGTATTCGCTATAACTATTACAATTCGCTGGGAACAGCAGAGGTTTTTAAGTATAGGGAAAATTCACCAAAAACACCGGAAAATATCATTGACACGCTCAATTTTTCAAACAATGAAGTTGTTAAAAATTACAATGGGCTCGATTACAGGATTGGATTAACCTATTTGATTAATGAGCATACATCGATCAAAGCGAGTTATAACCGGCTGCATCAGTACATTTTTATGTTGTCGAACACCATTGCTGTTTCGCCGACAGACAAATGGAAGTTGACCAACTATAACATCGAACCAATGGTGGGTAACCAGTTTTCTTTGGGATTTTATTCCAATTTAAGGAACCAGAGCTATGAATTTTCGATTGAAGGTTATCTTAAAAAAACTGATCATCTTGTCGAATACAAGGATGGCGCAGAATTGATTGTAAACAAATACCCGGAACAGGATGTGCTGCAGGGCAATCTTGACGCCTACGGAGTGGAAATTATGCTACGCAAGCCTTTTGGAAAACTCAACGGCTGGGTAAATTACACCTGGTCGAAATCAACAGTTGTGGTTGATGATAAGGCAACCGGCGAGCAAAACAATTTCGGGCTGGCTTATCCTGCCAATTACGATAAACCCCACGCTGTGAATGTGGTGGCCAATTACAAAATCAGCAAAAGGGTGGGATTTTCAGGGAATGTGGTTTACTCAACCGGGCGGCCTATTACTTATCCCACTTCTATCTATTACCAGGACGGTCAGCCATTGTTGAACTATTCGCTGCGTAATGAGTATCGGGTTCCGGATTATTTCAGGGTTGATGCTTCATTCAAGGTAGAAGGAAACCTGAAAAAAAACAAGTTCCTTCATGGCTCCTGGATTTTCTCGGTTTATAATCTGACAGGAAGAAATAATGCCTACTCTGTATACTTCAAGTCAGAAGAAGGATACATCAGAGGTTACAAACTGTCGATTTTTGCCGTACCCATTTTCTCCATCACCTATGATTTTAAGTTGGGAAATTATGCTGATTAA